Proteins encoded by one window of Nitrospirota bacterium:
- a CDS encoding DmsE family decaheme c-type cytochrome: protein MKRFLPVVPILLLVCTMAFSSQSAAEGGKGYAGADTCKGCHEAAYESYAHSIHAKKSIPGSPATGAGCESCHGSGAAHVEKGGGKDTGIISFDRKEKAKAKSAQCLSCHEESRHLAFWNMSKHKSAGVSCDQCHSGHGGGYKGLKEKQTELCNSCHRDIRHQTNKQSHHPIKEGKVSCSDCHDPHGSFGPKMVKADTVNELCYKCHAEKRGPYMFEHPPVEENCMICHTAHGSNHNKLLTKKMPNICQSCHDWTQHPGVPYTAEFGFGGAGSLSSRNKLVARSCLNCHTNIHGGFGVGRRGPKFTR from the coding sequence ATGAAACGCTTCTTACCGGTCGTACCCATCCTGCTGCTGGTCTGCACGATGGCTTTTTCATCTCAAAGTGCTGCTGAAGGCGGCAAAGGTTATGCAGGCGCCGATACCTGTAAAGGGTGCCACGAGGCGGCGTACGAAAGCTATGCGCACTCGATCCATGCGAAGAAGTCCATTCCCGGCAGCCCGGCAACGGGCGCGGGCTGCGAGTCCTGCCACGGCTCCGGCGCCGCCCATGTGGAAAAGGGCGGCGGAAAGGATACCGGCATTATCAGTTTCGACCGGAAGGAAAAGGCGAAGGCGAAATCGGCTCAATGCCTCTCCTGCCACGAGGAATCCAGGCACCTTGCGTTCTGGAATATGAGCAAACACAAATCCGCCGGCGTCTCCTGCGATCAGTGCCATTCCGGCCACGGCGGCGGCTACAAAGGCCTGAAGGAAAAACAGACCGAGCTCTGCAACAGCTGCCACCGCGACATAAGGCACCAGACGAACAAGCAGTCCCATCATCCTATAAAAGAGGGGAAGGTCTCGTGCAGCGACTGCCACGACCCGCACGGCTCCTTCGGCCCGAAAATGGTGAAGGCGGATACCGTGAACGAGCTCTGCTACAAATGTCATGCAGAGAAGAGGGGTCCGTATATGTTCGAGCATCCTCCGGTCGAGGAGAACTGTATGATCTGTCACACGGCACACGGCAGCAATCATAACAAGCTCCTGACAAAGAAGATGCCTAATATCTGCCAGAGCTGTCACGACTGGACCCAGCATCCCGGTGTTCCTTATACAGCTGAGTTCGGCTTCGGAGGGGCAGGGTCGTTATCGAGCAGGAACAAGCTGGTCGCACGCTCGTGCCTCAACTGCCATACGAACATCCATGGTGGCTTCGGAGTCGGCAGAAGAGGCCCTAAATTCACCAGATAG
- the bioD gene encoding dethiobiotin synthase: protein MKKGVFITGTDTGVGKTIIAALVIRLLRQRGVRAGVMKPIETGCESIYGALMPKDGTYLRAMAEADDSIDLVTPLRFRYPLAPLVAAELEEKPVDLSRVMSAYEALSKRYEFLVVEGAGGLLVPIARDASPLPAPHHGSPYFMRDLARDMELPLVIVARATLGTINHTLLTVEHALSEGLNVLGVIINYSSPGAGGIAEKTNPDALRELCPVPILGTVPYIEGITRGILDTLALTAGDSLAASLLGRT from the coding sequence ATGAAAAAGGGTGTCTTCATAACCGGCACGGATACCGGCGTGGGAAAAACCATTATAGCCGCGCTTGTCATCCGGCTGCTCCGGCAGCGGGGCGTTCGCGCCGGCGTGATGAAGCCGATAGAGACGGGATGCGAATCGATCTATGGCGCCCTTATGCCGAAGGACGGGACCTATCTCAGGGCCATGGCCGAGGCGGATGACTCCATTGACCTGGTGACGCCGCTCCGGTTCCGCTATCCCCTCGCTCCCCTGGTGGCCGCGGAACTGGAGGAAAAGCCGGTCGACCTCTCCAGGGTAATGAGCGCTTACGAGGCCCTCTCGAAGCGTTACGAATTCCTCGTCGTCGAGGGAGCGGGCGGCCTGCTCGTGCCGATCGCACGGGACGCCTCACCACTTCCCGCTCCGCATCATGGGTCGCCTTATTTCATGAGAGATCTCGCCAGGGATATGGAGCTGCCCCTCGTCATCGTCGCGCGGGCGACCCTCGGCACGATCAACCATACCCTCCTCACCGTGGAGCACGCCCTGAGCGAAGGGCTGAACGTGCTCGGCGTCATCATCAATTACTCCTCCCCCGGCGCCGGCGGCATAGCCGAAAAAACGAATCCCGATGCCCTGCGCGAGCTCTGTCCCGTACCCATCCTCGGGACGGTCCCTTATATCGAGGGCATCACCAGAGGTATCCTCGATACCCTCGCGCTCACGGCCGGCGACTCCCTCGCCGCGAGCCTTCTCGGGCGTACATAG
- a CDS encoding HAD family hydrolase: protein MVIRAVLFDLYRTIIDITTDEHDPVVYETLARYLAYHAVKIAPGELKAAYFAGVKKCQEESGEQHPEVDVYKIFSDLMHRYGRYGQYGKSCYAKSTIVDTAVLFRALTIRNFGLYDGCYDTLHDLTKRYRTALVSDAQWVFTEPEMAMCGLDRLFGAVLLSSRLGFRKPDARLFTAALERLGVPPGEAVYIGDNPSRDLVGAKRAGMRCLLFRPESMRYDGIEADGGFDHYHELAAALKGLEEERAQ, encoded by the coding sequence GTGGTAATCAGGGCGGTGCTCTTCGACCTCTACCGCACGATCATCGACATCACCACGGATGAGCACGATCCGGTGGTCTATGAAACGCTCGCCCGGTATCTTGCGTACCACGCGGTGAAGATCGCTCCCGGCGAGCTGAAGGCCGCGTATTTCGCCGGCGTGAAGAAATGCCAGGAGGAGAGCGGGGAGCAGCATCCCGAAGTCGATGTCTACAAGATATTCTCGGACCTCATGCACCGGTACGGCCGGTACGGCCAGTACGGAAAAAGCTGCTATGCGAAGAGCACGATCGTCGATACGGCCGTGCTCTTCAGGGCATTGACGATCAGGAATTTCGGTCTCTACGACGGCTGCTACGACACGCTCCACGACCTTACGAAGCGCTACAGGACGGCGCTCGTCTCCGATGCCCAGTGGGTCTTCACCGAGCCCGAGATGGCGATGTGCGGCCTCGACCGGCTCTTCGGCGCCGTACTGCTCTCGTCGCGGCTCGGCTTCAGGAAGCCCGACGCCCGCCTGTTCACCGCTGCGCTGGAGCGGCTGGGCGTCCCCCCGGGCGAGGCGGTCTACATCGGGGATAACCCTTCGCGCGACCTCGTCGGTGCAAAGAGGGCGGGTATGCGGTGCCTCCTCTTCAGGCCCGAGTCGATGCGCTATGACGGCATCGAGGCGGACGGAGGGTTCGACCATTACCATGAGCTCGCCGCTGCCCTGAAGGGATTGGAGGAAGAGAGAGCGCAATGA
- a CDS encoding aminoglycoside phosphotransferase family protein, whose translation MSNGYLGTLDYADPLYEVLTTQVCREVEEPRFHVSSTSSRRVYKYTEEKTQRALIGKFFHLQDAGSDRMLRLKAEYDNLRKIRGFGFDSSPHYVVRPFARHEAIGLAVVEEYIEGKPLDHFFKRAAFRGDGPLLKEKLSALASFLFALHTRTATALAVDLEPVEDYFIKVLDSLYRHGIVTAGEERTFLMLMDAWLEQPLLRRAERVIVHGDATPTNFLFTGKGEVVAIDLERMRESDAAIDVSMICGELKHAFLWRTGSAAASEPFIGHFLEAYARHSPDPQTVFHRFTARNPFYMALTELRIARNSYLDRGYRRRLVAEAMACLDGGLGRW comes from the coding sequence ATGAGTAATGGGTACCTCGGGACACTCGATTATGCGGATCCGCTGTATGAAGTCCTCACCACCCAGGTCTGCCGGGAGGTGGAGGAGCCACGGTTCCATGTCAGCAGCACGTCGTCGCGGCGTGTATACAAATACACCGAGGAGAAGACGCAGCGCGCGCTGATCGGCAAATTCTTTCACCTGCAGGACGCCGGATCGGATCGCATGCTGAGGCTGAAGGCCGAGTATGACAACCTCCGGAAGATACGGGGCTTCGGCTTCGATTCCTCTCCCCACTATGTCGTGCGCCCCTTCGCCCGGCACGAGGCGATCGGGCTCGCCGTTGTCGAGGAATATATCGAAGGGAAGCCCCTGGACCATTTCTTCAAGCGCGCGGCCTTCAGGGGAGACGGCCCGCTGCTGAAAGAGAAGCTCTCGGCGCTCGCCTCGTTTCTCTTCGCGCTGCATACGAGGACCGCCACGGCCCTTGCCGTGGACCTCGAACCGGTGGAGGACTACTTTATCAAGGTGCTCGACTCCCTCTACCGCCACGGGATTGTCACTGCCGGCGAGGAGCGGACCTTCCTGATGCTCATGGACGCATGGCTGGAACAGCCGCTGCTCCGGAGGGCGGAGCGGGTGATCGTCCACGGCGACGCCACGCCGACCAATTTTCTCTTCACCGGCAAGGGCGAGGTGGTCGCCATCGACCTCGAACGGATGAGGGAGAGCGATGCCGCCATCGACGTGAGCATGATATGCGGCGAGCTGAAGCATGCCTTTCTGTGGCGCACCGGCAGCGCCGCCGCGTCCGAGCCGTTCATCGGGCACTTCCTCGAGGCCTATGCGCGTCATTCCCCCGATCCGCAGACGGTGTTCCATCGCTTTACCGCGCGGAATCCCTTTTACATGGCATTGACCGAGCTGAGGATCGCGCGGAACAGCTATCTCGACCGGGGGTACCGGAGGCGGCTGGTCGCCGAGGCGATGGCGTGCCTCGACGGAGGGCTCGGACGGTGGTAA
- a CDS encoding 3-oxoacyl-ACP reductase family protein, giving the protein MNRHLMTNRVAVVTGGTRGLGRALVAAFSEQGYRVVANYHRSESDARELAAHTPDPVRGRVLPIRADVSSAAEVGCMAERVLREWGRIDVLVNNAGITHDALLLRQREEEWDRVLAVNLKGIFNTVRAFAPHMEKGGHIINLSSYSGLKGNPGQAAYSASKAAVLGLTRTLALELAERDIRVNALLPGYLPTDMGRAAGDALERARAASLLRTLSDPDEAARFAVYLAGTGNITGQVFCIDSRII; this is encoded by the coding sequence ATGAATAGACACCTTATGACGAACAGGGTCGCTGTTGTCACCGGCGGTACGCGAGGGCTCGGGAGGGCTCTCGTTGCGGCCTTTTCCGAGCAGGGATACCGGGTCGTCGCGAACTACCACCGGTCCGAAAGCGACGCCCGCGAGCTTGCCGCGCATACGCCGGACCCTGTGCGAGGCAGGGTGCTCCCGATCCGGGCCGACGTAAGCAGCGCTGCCGAGGTCGGCTGCATGGCCGAGCGCGTGCTCAGGGAGTGGGGGCGCATCGATGTCCTGGTGAATAACGCCGGCATCACCCATGATGCGCTGCTGCTGCGGCAGCGGGAAGAGGAGTGGGACCGGGTACTGGCGGTGAACCTGAAGGGCATCTTCAATACCGTACGCGCTTTTGCGCCCCATATGGAAAAGGGAGGGCATATCATCAACCTCTCCTCCTATTCGGGGCTCAAGGGCAATCCGGGGCAGGCGGCTTACAGCGCCTCGAAGGCCGCGGTCCTCGGCCTTACCCGTACCCTGGCCCTCGAGCTGGCCGAACGGGACATCAGGGTGAATGCGCTCTTGCCGGGGTACCTGCCCACGGACATGGGAAGGGCCGCGGGCGACGCGCTGGAACGGGCGCGTGCGGCGAGCCTGCTCCGGACGCTCTCCGACCCTGACGAAGCGGCGCGCTTCGCCGTTTATCTCGCCGGCACCGGGAATATCACCGGTCAGGTGTTCTGCATTGACAGCAGGATCATATAA
- a CDS encoding HAD-IA family hydrolase: MIPLHAIDFVLLDMDGTLLDRYFDDYFWEHLVPEKYAEKHKVTFGKAREVLLALYKAHEGTLNWTDIDFWSRELHLDIPALKEQIRHLIEVHPHVIDFLGAMKEKNKKVCLLTNAHYKVLDIKLKKTEIGGYFDRCITSFEMGYPKEMLEFWEKTQQLLGFDKERSLFIDDTPGVLRTAKAFGIKYLFLKIGANSKKKDAPSHEFPILKDYRELLEPAA; encoded by the coding sequence ATGATACCGCTGCACGCCATCGACTTCGTGCTCCTCGATATGGACGGCACGCTCCTGGACCGGTACTTCGACGACTACTTCTGGGAGCACCTCGTCCCCGAGAAGTACGCCGAGAAGCACAAGGTGACCTTCGGCAAGGCGAGGGAGGTGCTGCTCGCCCTGTACAAGGCGCACGAGGGGACGCTCAACTGGACCGACATCGACTTCTGGTCGCGGGAGCTGCACCTCGACATCCCCGCCCTCAAAGAACAGATCCGCCACCTCATCGAGGTACATCCCCACGTGATCGATTTCCTCGGCGCGATGAAAGAGAAGAACAAAAAGGTCTGCCTGCTCACCAACGCCCACTACAAGGTCCTGGATATCAAGCTGAAGAAGACCGAGATCGGCGGGTACTTCGACCGGTGCATCACCTCGTTCGAGATGGGTTATCCGAAGGAGATGCTCGAATTCTGGGAAAAGACGCAGCAGCTCCTGGGGTTCGATAAGGAGCGGTCGCTCTTCATCGACGATACGCCCGGGGTGCTGAGGACGGCAAAGGCCTTCGGCATCAAATATCTCTTTCTCAAGATCGGGGCGAACTCGAAAAAGAAAGACGCTCCCTCACACGAGTTCCCCATCCTCAAGGACTACCGGGAGCTCCTGGAGCCGGCTGCGTAG
- a CDS encoding Rho termination factor N-terminal domain-containing protein yields MKLQEIREIAKERGIKGGKMKKQELIRAIQQDEGNEPCFATGRIETCEQHGCLWRNDCSDSA; encoded by the coding sequence ATGAAGCTGCAGGAGATCAGGGAGATCGCGAAGGAGCGGGGCATCAAGGGCGGTAAGATGAAAAAGCAGGAGCTCATCAGGGCGATTCAGCAGGACGAGGGGAACGAGCCATGCTTTGCTACCGGGAGGATCGAGACCTGCGAGCAGCACGGCTGTCTCTGGCGCAACGACTGCTCCGACAGCGCATAA
- a CDS encoding DVU0772 family protein, whose protein sequence is MMFSEMLSLEQIKKEQFVIDHIRWDLEPKDLMEPRCKAGDEGPTFREPIKGYIFYIDAADKKPQLFLMRHTAAEYAETLAKIDEVPEELLLEAMEENKERACFRMYPISKKIEAWLKKELGIAS, encoded by the coding sequence ATGATGTTCAGCGAGATGTTGTCACTGGAGCAGATCAAGAAGGAGCAGTTCGTCATCGACCATATACGGTGGGACCTCGAACCGAAGGACCTTATGGAGCCGCGCTGCAAGGCGGGCGACGAGGGGCCCACGTTCCGCGAGCCGATCAAGGGGTATATCTTCTATATCGATGCAGCGGATAAGAAGCCGCAGCTCTTCCTGATGCGCCACACGGCAGCGGAGTATGCCGAGACCCTGGCCAAGATCGATGAAGTACCCGAGGAGCTTCTGCTCGAGGCGATGGAGGAGAACAAGGAGCGGGCGTGCTTCAGGATGTACCCGATCAGCAAGAAGATCGAGGCCTGGCTCAAAAAGGAGCTGGGCATCGCCTCCTAG
- a CDS encoding ferredoxin-thioredoxin reductase catalytic domain-containing protein yields MTPERLYELLARYAASQGIRLNSDKEYVMELLEGLLANEQRYGYRSCPCRLAAGTREGDNDIICPCVYKDPDIDEYGSCYCGLYVSEAWNRGTVRHRRVPERRPPGKDSSEEEGGRKP; encoded by the coding sequence ATGACGCCCGAGCGCCTCTATGAGCTCCTTGCCCGGTATGCCGCATCGCAGGGCATCCGGCTCAACAGCGATAAAGAGTATGTAATGGAACTGCTGGAGGGCCTGCTCGCCAATGAGCAGCGCTACGGCTACCGCTCCTGCCCCTGCCGCCTCGCTGCGGGAACCAGGGAGGGGGATAATGATATAATATGTCCCTGCGTCTATAAAGATCCCGATATAGACGAGTACGGAAGCTGCTACTGCGGCCTGTACGTGTCAGAGGCGTGGAACCGGGGGACAGTGAGACACCGGAGGGTGCCCGAGCGGCGGCCGCCCGGAAAGGACAGCAGTGAGGAAGAAGGAGGCAGGAAGCCATGA
- a CDS encoding glutaredoxin family protein, which produces MAEQKKSVTVYALSTCPMCKRVRRFLEQNGIAFDLVEVDLLDSGEQWLASKEVRKYNPSGSYPTVVIREVITGFDEERLKAALLAP; this is translated from the coding sequence ATGGCCGAACAGAAGAAGAGCGTAACCGTTTATGCCCTGAGCACCTGTCCGATGTGTAAAAGGGTGCGGCGTTTTCTCGAGCAGAACGGCATCGCGTTCGACCTTGTCGAAGTGGACCTCCTCGACAGCGGCGAACAGTGGCTCGCCTCCAAGGAGGTCAGGAAGTACAACCCGTCCGGCAGTTATCCGACGGTGGTCATTCGTGAAGTGATCACCGGCTTCGACGAAGAGCGGTTGAAAGCAGCGCTGCTCGCCCCATGA
- a CDS encoding MASE3 domain-containing protein, with amino-acid sequence MERQSSLIRTVLTILVGVLVLLALYIIQVRNYLLFHTIAEIFSIVIACGMFMIAWHSRRFMNNDYLLLLGVAYLFVAGLDLLHTLAYKGMGVFRGYDDDNLPPQIWLVARYVESVSLLVAPWFIRRKLHAPAAFFVYAAVSALMLTTIFYWQVFPAAFVKGVGLTRFKIINEYVICAILLGAMVLLLRQRREFDPRVLRLLVLSIIATIGTELSFTIYVHLYGFSNMIGHYLKIVSFYCIYKAIIETGLEQPYNLLFRKLKQSEELLREQKNKLQEYLDIAGVILLAIGADQKVALINRKGCEVLGLREQDIVGKNWFDLFVPERIRGSVRAGFERLIAGNVEPADYFENPVITKKGERLIAWRNAVLRDRHGAVAATLSSGEDITERKQAEVEREQLIAQLRDALARVKVLSGLLPICASCKKIRDDRGYWNQIEVYIHDHSDAVFSHGICPECARNLYPDICKDLPEAS; translated from the coding sequence ATGGAGAGACAATCGTCGCTGATCCGCACCGTGCTGACGATCCTCGTCGGCGTTCTTGTCCTCCTGGCGCTCTACATTATTCAGGTCAGAAATTATCTTCTTTTCCATACTATCGCCGAGATTTTCAGCATCGTCATCGCCTGCGGCATGTTCATGATCGCCTGGCACTCGCGGCGCTTCATGAACAACGACTATCTCCTGCTGCTGGGGGTCGCCTATCTTTTCGTCGCAGGCCTCGACCTGCTCCACACGCTCGCCTACAAGGGGATGGGGGTCTTCAGGGGATATGATGACGATAACCTCCCTCCCCAGATATGGCTCGTCGCCCGCTATGTGGAGAGCGTTTCGCTCCTCGTCGCCCCCTGGTTCATCAGGAGGAAGCTGCATGCGCCGGCAGCGTTCTTCGTCTACGCTGCCGTGAGCGCGCTCATGCTGACGACCATTTTTTACTGGCAGGTGTTCCCTGCGGCCTTCGTCAAGGGGGTGGGACTGACGCGCTTCAAGATCATCAATGAGTACGTCATCTGCGCAATCCTCCTCGGGGCGATGGTGCTCCTGCTGCGCCAGCGCCGGGAATTCGACCCGCGGGTGCTCCGCCTGCTGGTGCTCTCGATCATCGCGACGATAGGAACGGAGCTCTCCTTCACGATCTATGTCCACCTCTACGGCTTCTCCAATATGATCGGCCACTATCTCAAGATCGTTTCGTTCTATTGCATCTACAAGGCGATCATCGAGACGGGGCTCGAGCAGCCGTACAATCTCCTGTTCCGCAAATTGAAACAGAGCGAGGAGCTGCTCAGGGAGCAGAAGAATAAGCTGCAGGAATACCTCGACATCGCCGGCGTCATCCTGCTCGCGATCGGCGCGGACCAGAAGGTGGCGCTTATCAACCGCAAGGGCTGCGAGGTCCTGGGGCTCCGGGAGCAGGATATCGTGGGAAAAAACTGGTTCGATCTCTTCGTGCCGGAGCGGATACGGGGCAGCGTAAGAGCCGGGTTCGAGAGGCTGATAGCCGGAAATGTCGAACCGGCCGACTATTTCGAAAATCCCGTCATCACGAAGAAGGGAGAGCGGCTGATCGCCTGGCGCAATGCGGTGCTGCGGGACCGGCACGGCGCTGTCGCGGCTACGCTCAGCTCCGGAGAGGACATCACCGAGCGCAAGCAGGCCGAGGTCGAGCGGGAGCAGCTGATCGCGCAGCTGCGGGACGCGCTCGCGCGGGTGAAAGTGCTGAGCGGGCTGCTGCCTATCTGTGCCTCCTGCAAGAAAATCCGCGATGACCGGGGGTACTGGAACCAGATCGAGGTCTATATCCACGACCACTCCGATGCGGTCTTCAGCCACGGCATCTGCCCCGAATGCGCCAGGAATCTCTACCCCGATATCTGCAAAGACCTCCCCGAAGCCTCGTAA
- a CDS encoding AMP-binding protein produces the protein MAETIPSLFLAAAERNNDRIAFTYFAGSWRSMSYGEVRSLVQYIDDLLGGCGARRGDRIALVAENRPEWCAAYLAIVQRGAVAVPIDMQLGAGEIGTLITAAEATIIVYSARTAANVAAALKGREGLDLDEVAASRSAAGEGDPAAAQPPSLSATASLSPDDISSIIYTSGTTGTPKGVVLTHRNFCSDAEAVIAARVVTHEDTVLSILPLHHTYPFMCTFLVPLFLGAAVTFGPGLKSAELIGAIRDTRVTVVVGVPRLYEMIRNGITAKMREKGALAGALFRMMRLCGAVRKVTGLNIGRIVFGSVHASFPAVRFFASGGARLDPAVMRDLEALGFTVLEGYGLTETAPVVTFTPPERRKPGSVGRPLPGAEIALSDAGEVMVRGPMVMKGYYRNPVATAEVMKDGWFLTGDMGALDNEGYLFITGRKKEVIVLSSGKNIYPEDVEKAYMTTPLIKEMCVVPAPSGLAGSAAADSIHAVIVPDVEYAKKASIGNITEALNDAITAVSLKLPEYMRIRGFTLVSDPLPRTPLGKLRRFMVQEMLAKRERTAGRPEMQPGILTESSLLRDATGRTVVEGIRTVMGEEVPLRAADNLELDLGFDSLKKIEFVSFLESAFSIDLPDTFLAGVQTVGEIVAAVKTYREDEGAAGGAAVAWKDILGREPSPAEAERIGYAQGPLALGITFGLFMLQKSFFKLFFRLRVEGADRIPEAGAFVITPNHTSYLDGFIIAAAVPFRTFRRLYFLGLQEYFTGTLTSWFGRLAHVIPIDSEVYLTKALQLSAYVIRRRQSLCIFPEGTRSSTTEVLPFKKGIGILALEMGAPVVPAAIEGAHKALPRGAAFIRPSRLRVVFGAPLLPSTAEAAGAETAGPQADRYQAFADTVRENVIMLLQK, from the coding sequence ATGGCTGAGACGATCCCCTCGCTGTTTCTTGCCGCTGCAGAACGCAACAACGACCGAATCGCTTTCACCTACTTCGCCGGCTCCTGGCGCTCCATGAGCTACGGCGAAGTGCGCTCCCTGGTGCAGTATATTGATGACCTGCTGGGAGGGTGCGGTGCGCGGCGCGGCGACCGCATCGCCCTCGTCGCGGAGAACAGGCCCGAGTGGTGTGCGGCGTATCTCGCGATCGTGCAGCGCGGCGCTGTCGCCGTACCCATCGACATGCAGCTGGGCGCCGGGGAGATCGGTACGCTCATCACCGCTGCGGAAGCAACGATCATCGTTTACAGCGCCAGGACAGCGGCGAACGTTGCCGCGGCGCTCAAAGGACGGGAGGGCCTGGACCTCGACGAGGTCGCTGCCTCCCGGAGCGCCGCCGGCGAGGGCGACCCTGCCGCAGCGCAGCCGCCCTCTCTCTCTGCAACAGCCTCCCTCTCCCCCGATGATATCTCCTCGATCATCTATACGTCCGGGACGACGGGAACGCCCAAAGGAGTGGTGCTCACCCACCGCAATTTCTGCTCGGATGCGGAAGCGGTCATCGCAGCCCGCGTCGTGACCCATGAGGATACGGTGCTCTCGATCCTTCCCTTGCACCACACCTATCCGTTCATGTGCACCTTTCTCGTCCCCCTTTTCCTCGGCGCTGCCGTCACCTTCGGCCCGGGGCTGAAGTCGGCAGAGCTTATCGGAGCGATCCGGGATACCCGCGTGACCGTCGTCGTGGGGGTGCCACGCCTCTACGAGATGATCCGCAACGGCATTACGGCAAAAATGAGGGAGAAAGGGGCACTCGCAGGAGCTCTCTTCAGGATGATGCGGCTCTGCGGAGCTGTCCGGAAAGTGACGGGCCTCAATATAGGCAGGATCGTGTTCGGCTCGGTCCATGCCAGCTTCCCCGCGGTGCGGTTTTTCGCGAGCGGCGGCGCGCGGCTCGACCCCGCGGTGATGAGGGATCTCGAGGCGCTCGGGTTCACGGTGCTCGAGGGATACGGGCTCACCGAGACGGCGCCGGTGGTCACCTTCACTCCCCCGGAGCGGCGCAAGCCGGGGTCGGTCGGCAGACCGCTGCCCGGAGCGGAGATCGCGCTCAGCGATGCCGGAGAGGTGATGGTGCGGGGGCCCATGGTGATGAAGGGCTACTACCGGAATCCGGTCGCCACGGCCGAGGTGATGAAGGACGGCTGGTTCCTGACCGGGGATATGGGTGCGCTGGACAACGAAGGATACCTCTTCATCACGGGCCGCAAGAAGGAGGTGATCGTACTGAGCTCGGGGAAGAACATCTACCCCGAGGATGTCGAGAAGGCCTATATGACCACCCCGCTCATAAAAGAGATGTGCGTGGTGCCTGCTCCTTCTGGATTGGCGGGATCGGCGGCAGCCGATTCGATTCATGCCGTGATCGTTCCCGATGTCGAGTATGCGAAGAAGGCGTCGATCGGGAATATCACCGAGGCGCTGAACGACGCGATCACCGCCGTCTCCCTGAAGCTCCCGGAGTATATGAGGATCAGGGGCTTCACGCTCGTCTCCGATCCGCTCCCGCGCACGCCCCTGGGCAAACTGCGGCGCTTCATGGTGCAGGAGATGCTTGCGAAGAGGGAGCGCACTGCAGGACGGCCGGAAATGCAGCCCGGGATTCTCACGGAGAGCTCCCTGCTCCGGGATGCGACGGGAAGAACGGTCGTGGAGGGCATCAGGACAGTAATGGGAGAGGAGGTCCCCCTCCGCGCCGCCGACAATCTCGAGCTCGATCTCGGCTTCGATTCCCTGAAGAAGATAGAGTTCGTATCTTTCCTCGAGAGCGCCTTTTCCATAGACCTGCCCGATACGTTTCTTGCCGGGGTGCAGACCGTGGGCGAGATTGTCGCGGCGGTGAAGACCTACCGTGAGGACGAGGGAGCTGCCGGAGGGGCTGCGGTGGCATGGAAGGATATCCTCGGCCGTGAGCCTTCGCCGGCAGAGGCGGAAAGGATCGGCTATGCGCAGGGCCCCCTGGCGCTGGGCATCACCTTCGGCCTGTTCATGCTGCAGAAGTCTTTCTTCAAGCTCTTTTTCCGGCTCAGGGTAGAGGGGGCCGATCGCATACCGGAAGCGGGAGCGTTCGTCATCACCCCCAACCACACGAGCTATCTGGACGGCTTCATCATAGCCGCCGCCGTCCCCTTCAGGACGTTCAGGAGGCTCTACTTCCTCGGCCTGCAGGAGTACTTTACCGGGACGCTCACCTCATGGTTCGGCCGGCTGGCGCATGTGATCCCCATCGATTCCGAAGTGTACCTTACCAAGGCGCTCCAGCTTTCGGCATACGTGATCCGGAGGCGTCAGTCCCTCTGCATATTCCCCGAGGGGACCCGCTCCTCCACGACAGAGGTCCTGCCCTTCAAGAAAGGGATCGGCATCCTGGCCCTCGAGATGGGGGCGCCGGTCGTCCCCGCCGCTATCGAGGGAGCCCACAAGGCCCTCCCGCGGGGTGCGGCCTTCATAAGACCTTCGCGCCTGCGCGTCGTCTTCGGGGCGCCCCTCCTCCCTTCCACCGCAGAGGCTGCAGGCGCAGAGACTGCAGGACCGCAGGCTGACCGGTATCAGGCCTTTGCCGATACGGTTCGCGAAAATGTTATAATGCTTTTGCAGAAGTGA